The following are encoded together in the Phenylobacterium sp. NIBR 498073 genome:
- a CDS encoding M20 family peptidase — translation MKLIGRIALGLLGLVILLAAVVVVRTLTYKPNAGADLSKVKLAPAVAIDTGKAAEHLSQSIQFQTVSNQDKADNQTGEWDKLHAWLQTTYPAAHAAMTREVVADHTLVYTWAGSDPALAPVVLMAHQDVVPVTPGTEDDWKHPPFGGVIAEGAVWGRGAIDDKGSLVTLFEGVEALAQQGYKPKRTLILVSGHDEEAGGTGAQAVAELFKSRGIKAQFVLDEGMAIISDNPLTGGQVALVGIAEKGYATLMVTAEAVGGHSSAPPADSGGVLTLAKAVTKIAEDQAPMKLDGPGGMMMETLAPQGSFMIRMAMANRWLFEPLIIKQAAATPSGAALLHTTIAPTMLKGSPKENVLPQDATAWINYRIAPGDSSAGVLARAKAAVGALPVTFAWSRKPNEPSPVSSTTSEAWKMVAALAGDTAKAPVAPSLVTAGTDSRYLVGVADDVYRFQPMVFSLETIKMIHGTNEHMSLENLDRAVQFYARLIATSTAG, via the coding sequence ATGAAACTCATCGGTAGAATCGCTCTGGGACTGCTCGGGCTCGTCATACTGCTCGCGGCCGTCGTCGTGGTCAGGACGCTGACCTATAAGCCCAACGCCGGCGCGGACCTCTCCAAGGTGAAACTGGCCCCGGCGGTGGCGATCGACACCGGCAAGGCGGCCGAGCACCTGTCGCAGTCGATCCAGTTCCAGACCGTCAGCAACCAGGACAAGGCCGACAACCAGACCGGCGAGTGGGACAAGCTGCACGCCTGGCTGCAGACCACCTATCCGGCCGCGCACGCGGCCATGACCCGCGAGGTCGTCGCCGACCACACCCTGGTCTACACCTGGGCCGGGTCCGATCCGGCCCTGGCGCCGGTGGTGCTGATGGCGCACCAGGACGTCGTGCCGGTGACGCCCGGCACCGAGGACGACTGGAAGCATCCGCCGTTCGGCGGCGTGATCGCCGAGGGCGCGGTCTGGGGCCGCGGCGCGATCGACGACAAGGGCTCGCTGGTCACCCTGTTCGAAGGCGTCGAGGCGCTGGCCCAACAGGGCTACAAGCCCAAGCGCACGCTGATCCTGGTCTCGGGCCATGACGAGGAGGCCGGCGGCACTGGCGCCCAGGCCGTCGCCGAGCTGTTCAAGTCGCGCGGGATCAAGGCCCAGTTCGTGCTCGACGAGGGCATGGCGATCATCTCGGACAACCCGCTGACCGGGGGCCAGGTCGCCTTGGTCGGCATCGCCGAGAAGGGCTATGCGACCCTGATGGTCACGGCCGAGGCCGTAGGCGGCCACTCCTCGGCCCCGCCGGCCGATTCCGGCGGCGTGCTGACCCTGGCCAAGGCGGTGACCAAGATCGCCGAGGACCAGGCGCCGATGAAGCTGGACGGCCCTGGCGGCATGATGATGGAGACCCTGGCGCCGCAGGGCTCGTTCATGATCCGCATGGCGATGGCCAACCGCTGGCTGTTCGAGCCGCTGATCATCAAGCAGGCCGCGGCCACGCCCTCCGGGGCGGCGCTGCTGCACACCACCATCGCCCCGACCATGCTGAAGGGCAGCCCCAAGGAGAACGTGCTGCCGCAGGACGCCACCGCCTGGATCAACTACCGCATCGCACCCGGCGACAGTTCGGCCGGGGTGCTGGCGCGGGCCAAGGCCGCGGTCGGCGCGCTGCCGGTGACCTTCGCCTGGAGCCGCAAACCGAACGAGCCCTCGCCGGTCTCCTCGACTACGTCGGAGGCCTGGAAGATGGTCGCCGCCCTGGCCGGCGACACCGCAAAGGCGCCGGTCGCCCCCAGCCTGGTCACCGCCGGCACCGACAGCCGCTACCTGGTCGGCGTGGCCGACGACGTCTACCGCTTCCAGCCGATGGTCTTCTCGCTGGAGACCATCAAGATGATCCACGGCACCAACGAGCACATGAGCCTGGAGAACCTGGACCGCGCCGTGCAGTTCTACGCCCGGCTGATCGCCACCAGCACGGCGGGATAG